One genomic segment of Streptomyces sp. NBC_00239 includes these proteins:
- a CDS encoding outer membrane protein assembly factor BamB family protein, translated as MNRIRTTVALGLVLSAGLVTGCSGGADADAKAGGGTGKAAESAPAAPKGPAYQGKPVPGLAARPAWSLPADEARNCVGKASEEYTSQGNECTVGDAVIVTGYRDGQSGTTIFTARLLDAKSGELRKKFDFPLPGERHGSASSPEAALAQVGEWRDGSPALLIRNREDTPASGLKKASTRTVLTMYAPSGEKLGSSSFDGDTHMSTPVRHGYLVDTSGFDARFVPIGDGETLATEVSDVDLKGAVGAGLGYASQKDISYQPSAWWLTAVDIRTGTKAWNTKDLAPPAAIAKLVTPDKATSARLMPYQGDKALLEWSSYGESEAVMTLIDVKSGRRLAEGPGIDTNGAIDDDGLAISPDGKTAVVQYGKGAVAWNTETGKELWRQAADEVTIMPSALPGNNVLYAYLDGTGAALDARDKKLLTSGIEEMPQFTTNGYAVVRSTEGLFAFATQPV; from the coding sequence TTGAATCGCATACGAACGACGGTGGCGCTCGGCCTGGTGCTCTCCGCGGGCCTCGTGACCGGGTGCTCCGGAGGCGCGGACGCCGACGCCAAGGCCGGCGGCGGGACCGGGAAGGCAGCGGAGTCCGCGCCCGCGGCGCCCAAGGGCCCCGCCTACCAGGGCAAGCCGGTGCCCGGGCTGGCCGCGCGGCCGGCCTGGAGCCTGCCGGCCGACGAGGCGCGGAACTGCGTGGGCAAGGCCTCCGAGGAATACACGTCGCAGGGCAACGAGTGCACGGTCGGGGACGCCGTCATCGTCACCGGCTACCGCGACGGCCAGTCGGGCACGACCATCTTCACCGCCCGGCTCCTCGACGCCAAGAGCGGCGAGCTGCGCAAGAAGTTCGACTTCCCCCTCCCCGGGGAGAGGCACGGTTCCGCGTCCTCCCCGGAGGCGGCCCTCGCGCAGGTGGGCGAGTGGCGGGACGGTTCGCCGGCCCTGCTGATCCGCAACCGCGAAGACACCCCGGCCAGCGGCCTGAAGAAGGCCTCGACCCGGACCGTGCTGACCATGTACGCGCCGTCCGGCGAGAAGCTGGGGAGCTCCTCCTTCGACGGGGACACCCACATGTCGACCCCGGTCCGGCACGGCTACCTCGTGGACACCAGCGGCTTCGACGCCAGGTTCGTTCCGATCGGTGACGGTGAGACCCTGGCCACCGAGGTCTCGGACGTCGACCTCAAGGGCGCGGTCGGCGCCGGTCTCGGCTACGCCTCGCAGAAGGACATCTCCTACCAGCCCTCCGCCTGGTGGCTGACCGCCGTGGACATCCGCACGGGCACGAAGGCATGGAACACCAAGGACCTCGCGCCGCCGGCCGCCATCGCCAAGCTGGTCACCCCGGACAAGGCGACCAGTGCGCGGCTGATGCCGTACCAGGGCGACAAGGCCCTCCTCGAATGGTCCTCGTACGGTGAATCCGAAGCGGTCATGACGCTGATCGACGTCAAGAGCGGCCGCCGGCTCGCCGAGGGGCCGGGCATCGACACCAACGGCGCCATCGACGACGACGGCCTCGCCATCTCCCCGGACGGCAAGACCGCCGTGGTGCAGTACGGCAAGGGCGCGGTCGCCTGGAACACGGAGACCGGCAAGGAGCTGTGGCGCCAGGCCGCGGACGAGGTGACCATCATGCCGAGCGCCCTCCCGGGCAACAACGTCCTCTACGCGTACCTGGACGGCACCGGAGCCGCGCTCGACGCCCGCGACAAGAAGCTGCTGACCTCCGGAATCGAGGAGATGCCGCAGTTCACGACGAACGGGTACGCCGTCGTCCGCAGCACCGAGGGCCTCTTCGCCTTCGCCACCCAGCCCGTCTGA